Proteins from one Capricornis sumatraensis isolate serow.1 chromosome 2, serow.2, whole genome shotgun sequence genomic window:
- the PCK2 gene encoding phosphoenolpyruvate carboxykinase [GTP], mitochondrial → MAAMYRPGLRLSWHRLSPWGWSSRCSIQTLRVLSGDLGQLPAKVRDFVEHSARLCQPESIHICDGTEAENTAMLALLEQQGLIRKLPKYNNCWLARTDPKDVARVESKTVIVTASQRDTVPLPAGGARGQLGNWMSPAEFQQAVDERFPGCMQGRTMYVLPFSMGPVGSPLSRIGVQLTDSAYVVASMRIMTRLGTPVLQALGDGDFVKCLHSVGQPLTGQGEPVCQWPCNPEKTLIGHVPDQREIISFGSGYGGNSLLGKKCFALRIASRLARDEGWLAEHMLILGITNPAGKKRYVAAAFPSACGKTNLAMMRPALPGWKVECVGDDIAWMRFDSDGRLRAINPENGFFGVAPGTSATTNPNAMATIQSNTIFTNVAETSDGGVYWEGIDQPLPPGVTVTSWLGKPWKPGDKEPCAHPNSRFCAPAGQCPIIDPAWEAPEGVPIDAIIFGGRRPKGVPLVYEAFNWRHGVFVGSAMRSEATAAAEHKGKVIMHDPFAMRPFFGYNFGRYLEHWLSMEGRKGVRLPRIFHVNWFRRDEAGRFLWPGFGENARVLDWICRRLDGEDSARETPIGLVPKEGALDLSSLGAIDTTQLFSLPKDFWQQEVHDIRSYLTEQVNQDLPKEVLAELEALEGRVRRM, encoded by the exons ATGGCCGCTATGTATCGCCCCGGCCTGCG GCTTAGCTGGCACAGGCTGAGCCCCTGGGGTTGGTCGTCACGGTGTAGCATCCAGACGCTGCGAGTCCTCAGCGGAGATCTGGGCCAACTGCCTGCTAAGGTTCGAGACTTTGTGGAGCACAGTGCCCGTCTGTGCCAACCAGAGAGCATCCACATCTGTGATGGGACCGAGGCAGAGAACACTGCCATGCTGGCCCTTCTGGAACAGCAGGGACTCATCCGAAAACTCCCGAAGTACAACAATTG CTGGCTGGCCCGCACAGACCCCAAGGATGTGGCACGAGTAGAGAGCAAGACGGTGATTGTAACTGCTTCTCAACGGGACACGGTGCCCCTCCCAGCTGGTGGGGCCCGTGGGCAGCTGGGCAACTGGATGTCCCCAGCTGAGTTCCAGCAAGCTGTGGATGAGAGGTTTCCAGGCTGCATGCAGG GCCGAACCATGTACGTGCTTCCGTTCAGCATGGGTCCCGTAGGCTCCCCGCTGTCCCGCATCGGAGTGCAGCTCACAGACTCTGCCTACGTGGTGGCAAGCATGCGGATTATGACCCGGCTGGGGACGCCTGTGCTTCaggccctgggagatggtgacttTGTCAAGTGTCTTCACTCTGTGGGCCAACCCTTGACTGGGCAAG GGGAGCCGGTGTGCCAGTGGCCATGCAATCCAGAGAAAACCCTGATTGGCCACGTGCCCGACCAGCGGGAGATCATCTCCTTCGGCAGCGGCTATGGTGGCAACTCCCTGCTGGGCAAGAAGTGCTTTGCCCTTCGCATCGCCTCTCGGCTGGCCCGGGATGAGGGCTGGCTGGCGGAGCACATGCTG ATCCTGGGTATCACCAATCCCGCGGGGAAGAAGCGCTATGTGGCAGCCGCCTTCCCCAGTGCTTGTGGCAAGACAAACCTGGCCATGATGCGGCCGGCACTGCCAGGCTGGAAAGTGGAGTGTGTGGGGGATGACATTGCCTGGATGAGGTTTGACAGTGATG GTCGACTCCGGGCCATCAACCCTGAGAATGGCTTCTTTGGGGTGGCCCCTGGCACCTCTGCCACCACCAATCCCAATGCTATGGCCACAATCCAGAGTAACACCATTTTCACCAATGTGGCTGAGACCAGCGATGGCGGCGTGTACTGGGAGGGCATCGATCAGCCTCTTCCACCTGGCGTCACCGTGACCTCCTGGCTAGGCAAACCCTGGAAACCTG GTGACAAGGAGCCCTGTGCGCATCCCAACTCTCGCTTTTGTGCCCCGGCTGGCCAGTGCCCCATCATAGACCCCGCCTGGGAGGCCCCAGAGGGAGTCCCCATTGACGCCATCATCTTTGGAGGCCGTAGACCCAAAG GAGTCCCCCTGGTATATGAGGCCTTCAACTGGCGCCACGGGGTGTTTGTGGGCAGTGCCATGCGCTCTGAGGCCACTGCAGCGGCTGAACACAAAG ggaAGGTCATCATGCATGACCCATTTGCCATGCGGCCGTTTTTCGGCTACAACTTTGGGCGCTACCTTGAACACTGGCTGAGCATGGAGGGGCGCAAGGGGGTCCGGCTGCCCCGCATCTTCCATGTCAACTGGTTCCGGCGCGATGAGGCAGGCCGCTTCCTGTGGCCAGGCTTTGGAGAGAATGCCCGGGTGCTAGACTGGATCTGCCGACGGCTCGACGGGGAGGACAGTGCCCGGGAGACACCCATCGGGCTGGTGCCTAAGGAAGGCGCCTTGGATCTCAGCAGCCTGGGAGCCATAGACACCACCCAGCTGTTCTCCCTTCCCAAGGACTTTTGGCAacaggaggttcatgacattcggAGCTATCTGACAGAACAGGTCAACCAGGATCTGCCCAAGGAAGTGCTGGCTGAGCTGGAGGCCCTGGAGGGACGTGTGCGCAGAATGTGA
- the CPNE6 gene encoding copine-6 — MSDPEMAWVPEPPAMTLGASRVELRVSCHGLLDRDTLTKPHPCVLLKLHSDEQWVEVERTEVLRSCSSPVFSRVLALEYFFEEKQPLQFHVFDAEDGSTSPRNDTFLGSTECTLGQIVSQTKVTKPLLLKNGKNAGKSTITIVAEEVSGTNDYVQLTFRAHKLDNKDLFSKSDPFMEIYKTNGDQSDQLVWRTEVVKNNLNPSWEPFRLSLHSLCSCDVHRPLKFLVYDYDSSGKHDFIGEFTSTFQEMQEGTANPGQEMQWGCINPKYRDKKKNYKSSGTVVLAQCTVEKVHTFLDYIMGGCQISFTVAIDFTASNGDPRSSQSLHCLSPRQPNHYLQALRAVGGICQDYDSDKRFPAFGFGARIPPNFEVSHDFAINFDPENPECEEISGVIASYRRCLPQIQLYGPTNVAPIINRVAGPAQREQSTGQATKYSVLLVLTDGVVSDMAETRTAIVRASRLPMSIIIVGVGNADFSDMRLLDGDDGTLRCPRGVPAARDIVQFVPFRDFKDASPSALAKCVLAEVPRQVVEYYASQGISPGAPRPSTPAMTPSPSP, encoded by the exons ATGTCCGACCCAGAGATGGCCTGGGTGCCCGAGCCCCCAGCCATGACGCTGGGGGCCTCGAGAGTGGAGCTGCGGGTGTCCTGCCATGGCCTCCTCGACCGAGACACACTCACCAAGCCCCACCCCTGTGTGCTGCTCAAGCTCCACTCCGACGAGCAGTGGGTGGAG GTGGAGCGCACAGAGGTGCTGCGCTCCTGCTCCAGCCCCGTCTTCTCCCGGGTGCTGGCCCTGGAGTACTTCTTCGAGGAGAAGCAGCCCCTGCAGTTCCACGTGTTTGACGCTGAGGACGGATCCACCAGTCCCCGCAACGACACCTTCCTCGGCTCCACTGAGTGCACCTTGGGGcag ATCGTGTCACAAACCAAGGTCACTAAGCCTCTGCTACTGAAGAATGGGAAGAACGCGGGCAAGTCCACCATCACG ATTGTGGCCGAAGAGGTGTCTGGCACCAACGACTACGTGCAGCTCACCTTCAGAGCCCACAAGCTGGACAACAAG GACCTGTTCAGCAAGTCTGACCCTTTCATGGAGATCTATAAGACCAACGGGGACCAGAGCGACCAGCTGGTCTGGAGAACGGAG GTGGTGAAGAACAATCTGAACCCCAGCTGGGAGCCATTCCGTCTGTCCCTGCACTCCCTGTGCAGCTGTGATGTCCACCGGCCTCTCAAG TTCCTGGTGTATGACTATGACTCCAGTGGGAAGCATGACTTCATTGGCGAGTTCACCAGCACCttccaggagatgcaggaaggAACAGCAAACCCTGGGCAGGAG ATGCAGTGGGGCTGTATCAACCCCAAGTACCGGGACAAGAAGAAGAATTACAAGAGCTCAGGGACCGTAGTGCTGGCCCAGTGCACG gTGGAGAAGGTGCACACCTTCCTGGATTACATCATGGGGGGCTGCCAGATCAGCTTCACG GTGGCAATCGACTTCACGGCCTCCAACGGGGACCCAAGGAGCAGCCAGTCCCTGCACTGCCTGAGCCCCCGCCAGCCCAACCACTACCTGCAGGCTCTGCGTGCAGTGGGAGGCATCTGCCAGGACTATGACAG TGACAAGCGGTTCCCAGCGTTTGGCTTTGGAGCTCGCATCCCACCCAACTTCGAG GTGTCCCATGACTTTGCTATCAACTTTGACCCAGAAAATCCTGAATGTGAAG AGATCTCAGGGGTCATTGCCTCCTACCGCCGTTGCCTGCCCCAGATCCAGCTCTATGGCCCCACCAATGTGGCCCCCATCATCAACCGCGTGGCGGGGCCAGCTCAGCGGGAGCAGAGCACTGGCCAAGCCACG AAGTACTCGGTGCTGCTGGTGCTCACGGACGGTGTGGTGAGCGACATGGCTGAGACCCGCACCGCCATCGTGCGCGCCTCCCGCCTGCCCATGTCCATCATCATCGTGGGCGTGGGCAATGCCGACTTCTCTGACATGAGGCTCCTGGATGGAGACGATGGTACCTTGCGTTGCCCCCGAGGGGTGCCCGCGGCTCGCGACATCGTCCAGTTCGTGCCGTTCCGGGACTTCAAGGAT GCCTCACCCTCTGCGCTAGCAAAGTGTGTCCTGGCCGAGGTGCCCCGGCAGGTGGTGGAGTACTACGCCAGCCAGGGCATCAGCCCCGGGGCTCCCAGGCCCTCCACGCCAGCCATGACCCCCAGCCCTAGCCCATGA
- the NRL gene encoding LOW QUALITY PROTEIN: neural retina-specific leucine zipper protein (The sequence of the model RefSeq protein was modified relative to this genomic sequence to represent the inferred CDS: inserted 1 base in 1 codon), which yields MALPPSPLAMEYVNDFDLMKFEVKREPSEGRSGPSTASLGSTPYSSVPPSPTFSEPGMVGATEGTRPGLEELYWLATLQQQLGAGEALGLSPEEAVELLQGQSPVPVEGPHAYYPGSPEETGAQHAQLAERFSDAALVSMSVRELNRQLRGCGRDEALRLKQRRRTLKNRGYAQACRSKRLQQRRGLEAERARLATQLDALRAEVARLARERDLYKARCELLAPSXPGARGHAHLFL from the exons ATGGCACTGCCTCCCAGTCCCCTGGCCATGGAATATGTCAATGACTTTGACTTGATGAAGTTTGAGGTAAAGCGGGAACCCTCAGAGGGGCGATCTGGCCCCTCGACAGCCTCACTGGGCTCCACACCCTACAGCTCAGTGCCTCCTTCACCCACCTTCAGTGAGCCAGGCATGGTGGGGGCCACCGAGGGCACCCGGCCAGGCCTGGAGGAGCTGTACTGGCTGGCCACcctgcagcagcagctgggggcCGGGGAGGCGCTGGGGCTAAGTCCTGAGGAGGCTGTGGAGCTGCTGCAGGGTCAGAGCCCAGTCCCTGTTGAAGGGCCCCATGCCTACTACCCAGGGAGTCCAGAGGAGACAGGAGCCCAGCATGCCCAG CTGGCGGAGCGGTTTTCCGACGCGGCGCTGGTGTCGATGTCTGTGCGGGAGCTAAACCGACAGCTGCGGGGCTGCGGGCGCGACGAGGCGCTGCGGCTGAAGCAGAGGCGCCGCACGCTGAAGAACCGCGGGTACGCGCAGGCCTGTCGCTCCAAGCGACTGCAACAGCGGCGGGGGCTGGAGGCGGAGCGCGCCCGCCTGGCCACCCAGCTGGACGCGCTGCGCGCCGAAGTGGCCCGCCTGGCTAGGGAACGCGACCTCTACAAGGCTCGCTGTGAACTGCTGGCCCCAA GGCCTGGGGCCAGAGGCCACGCCCACCTCTTCCTCTGA